One Setaria italica strain Yugu1 chromosome II, Setaria_italica_v2.0, whole genome shotgun sequence DNA segment encodes these proteins:
- the LOC111256452 gene encoding uncharacterized protein LOC111256452 yields MALQATEQGSRPPASDADTDPARRPLGPGGMGGSKRAAVAGLPDDALVEILSRLPAKFLCRSKCVSKAWCDLIADRLRCRKLPLTLEGFFYGCVYESCNEDRDDLSSDSWDESGSEGNDDDGSEDDKEGGSANNGKGGSEDGDEGGECKGEKSSCHACGHFINLLGRSVPLVDPSFSVLRKQPGIKNFTLLDSCNGLLLFGQAWCSRFSATTSYIVYNPATEHWVPVPSSGFSSNPLEYGEDCDDDVEESCVLTCLIFDPAISSHFQLIEFCHNPGVALVLAYSSETERWGDRPRERRRWKKGGKWDLHKTMSSMRGSTFFNKMLHLIVSPYSIGPELIAAIDGKGKTRKVIQWVENRGFPVFVGQSKGLLHCLSVSGHPDGDSCHMTELSIWVLEDYDAEEWNLKHTVSFLELFGKKSCQFGSDYNVTTIHPDQNLVFFIQHWDYKLISYDMDRKEVCALRTVGCDYGIITPYAPYFSETPVLSKKH; encoded by the exons atGGCTCTACAGGCGACGGAGCAAGGGAGCCGCCCACCTGCCAGCGACGCCGACACCGACCCTGCGCGGCGGCCG CTTGGTCCCGGTGGCATGGGCGGCTCCAAGAGGGCCGCGGTGGCCGGCCTCCCCGACGACGCCCTGGTGGAGATCCTCTCGCGCCTCCCCGCCAAGTTCCTCTGCCGATCCAAGTGCGTCTCCAAGGCCTGGTGCGACCTCATCGCTGACCGCCTCCGCTGCAGGAAGCTCCCCCTCACGCTAGAAGGCTTCTTCTATGGCTGCGTATACGAATCCTGCAATGAGGACCGCGACGATCTGTCCAGTGATAGTTGGGACGAAAGCGGCAGTGAGGGCAACGATGATGATGGCAGTGAGGATGACAAGGAAGGCGGCAGTGCGAACAACGGCAAAGGTGGCAGTGAGGACGGTGATGAAGGTGGCGAATGCAAGGGTGAGAAGTCGTCCTGCCACGCCTGTGGGCATTTCATAAACCTGTTGGGGAGATCTGTGCCTCTCGTCGACCCTTCATTCTCTGTCCTGAGGAAGCAACCTGGGATTAAGAATTTCACCCTCTTAGATTCCTGCAATGGGCTTCTCCTCTTTGGGCAGGCATGGTGTTCCAGATTCAGTGCTACAACAAGCTATATTGTGTATAACCCTGCCACTGAACATTGGGTGCCCGTGCCAAGCTCCGGCTTCTCATCGAATCCACTGGAATACGGTGAAGACTGTGATGACGATGTTGAGGAATCATGTGTATTGACTTGTTTGATTTTTGACCCAGCCATCTCCTCACACTTCCAGTTGATTGAGTTCTGCCATAATCCGGGAGTTGCTTTGGTGCTAGCCTACTCGTCTGAAACTGAGAGATGGGGTGACAGACCAAGGGAACGGCGGCGATGGAAAAAGGGAGGTAAATGGGATTTGCATAAAACCATGTCATCCATGAGAGGTAGCACATTTTTCAACAAAATGCTGCATTTGATCGTCAGCCCCTACTCTATTGGCCCTGAGCTGATAGCTGCTATTGATGGGAAAGGGAAGACACGTAAGGTCATCCAATGGGTAGAGAATCGTGGTTTTCCTGTCTTTGTGGGTCAATCCAAAGGGCTCTTGCATTGCTTGAGTGTGAGCGGGCATCCAGATGGCGATTCTTGCCATATGACTGAGCTATCCATTTGGGTCCTTGAGGACTATGATGCAGAAGAGTGGAACCTGAAGCACACAGTGAGCTTCTTGGAGCTGTTTGGGAAAAAGAGTTGCCAGTTTGGATCTGACTACAATGTGACCACCATTCATCCAGATCAGAATTTGGTTTTCTTTATTCAGCATTGGGACTATAAATTGATATCATATGATATGGATCGTAAGGAAGTGTGTGCTCTCCGCACTGTTGGATGTGACTATGGGATTATTACTCCTTATGCTCCATATTTCTCCGAGACGCCGGTGCTCTCAAAGAAGCACTGA
- the LOC101759139 gene encoding uncharacterized protein LOC101759139 encodes MIARIFYTGGIPFNLARNPNYRAYYNFVANHGMGGYVPPGTNKLRTTLLQQEKANVERHLEPIKSTWPTKGVPIAADGWTDTQKRSLLNFIAVTESGPMFLKCENTEGQAKTKDYITDLLIDVIEKVGPKNVVQVITDNAANCKAAGLIIESKYNNIFWTPCVVHTLNLALKNICAAKNDEGENPELKWISDVAGDALQIKNYIMNHGMRLSMFNSFSKLKFLAIADTRFASVIVMLRRFLLLKESLVQMVISDKWRAYREDDQEKANFVRQKILDEIWWDQVKYIIDFTDPIYSMLRAADTDKPCLHLIYEMWDSMIEKVKGVIFRKEGTGPLDESEFFNDPELKELAFKLLGQPASSSSCCERNWSTYSFIRNLRRNKLTPERAEDLVFVHNNLRLLSRSSDEYLTGPSQMWDIGGDGFEIFDGVGILQAANLTLDEPEFEVMIAGDD; translated from the exons ATGATTGCAAGGATATTCTACACTGGAG GCATTCCATTCAACCTGGCAAGAAACCCAAACTATCGAGCCTATTACAACTTTGTGGCGAACCATGGCATGGGTGGATATGTTCCTCCTGGAACCAATAAGTTGAGAACAACTCTCCTGCAGCAAGAAAAGGCTAATGTGGAGAGACATCTTGAACCCATCAAGAGCACATGGCCCACAAAAGGGGTGCCAATTGCAGCTGATGGATGGACTGACACTCAGAAGCGTTCCCTTTTGAACTTCATAGCTGTAACAGAAAGCGGTCCTATGTTCTTGAAATGTGAAAACACTGAAGGACAGGCAAAGACTAAGGATTACATTACTGACCTCTTGATTGATGTTATTGAAAAAGTTGGACCAAAGAATGTTGTTCAGGTAATCACAGATAATGCAGCAAACTGCAAAGCTGCTGGTTTGATTATTGAATCAAAGTACAACAATATCTTTTGGACTCCCTGTGTTGTTCACACCTTGAACTTAGCGCTGAAAAATATATGTGCTGCAAAGAATGATGAAGGTGAAAATCCAGAACTTAAATGGATAAGTGATGTTGCAGGGGATGCTCTCCAAATCAAGAATTATATCATGAATCATGGGATGAGGCTGTCAATGTTCAATTCATTTAGTAAGCTCAAGTTTCTAGCTATTGCAGATACAAGATTTGCATCTGTCATTGTTATGCTGAGGAGGTTTCTCCTTCTGAAGGAATCACTTGTTCAAATGGTAATCAGTGATAAGTGGAGAGCATATAGGGAAGATGATCAGGAGAAGGCCAACTTTGTCAGGCAGAAGATACTTGATGAAATTTGGTGGGATCAAGTGAAATACATCATTGATTTCACTGACCCTATCTACTCAATGCTACGGGCAGCTGATACTGACAAGCCTTGTCTCCACTTGATATATGAGATGTGGGACAGCATGATAGAGAAGGTGAAAGGTGTTATTTTCAGGAAAGAAGGCACGGGGCCACTTGATGAATCTGAATTCTTCAAT GACCCGGAGCTGAAAGAGTTAGCTTTTAAGTTGCTTGGGCagccagcttcttcttcttcttgctgcgaGAGGAATTGGAGCACCTACAGTTttatccgtaacctgagaagaAACAAGCTCACTCCTGAACGTGCTGAGGATTTGGTGTTCGTGCATAATAACTTGCGTCTTCTTTCAAGGAGCAGTGATGAGTATCTCACAGGGCCATCCCAGATGTGGGATATTGGGGGAGATGGTTTTGAGATATTTGATGGTGTCGGCATTCTCCAGGCTGCCAATCTTACTTTGGATGAGCCTGAGTTTGAGGTTATGATTGCAGGAGATGATTGA